From Bacillus sp. FSL K6-3431, the proteins below share one genomic window:
- a CDS encoding phage tail terminator family protein has product MEAELKTLIIQQIKEVYGTSMKVYDEPVRQGLQTPAFLVLIVEDEQERKLGSLSEWEYLINVTYFPEDDRNAYTENDRVSQTFKENFRYIGNTFHVNRLKATKSDGTLVISFTVKKLVKEIFKETKMEELHYGGVASE; this is encoded by the coding sequence ATTGAAAACACTCATCATCCAACAAATTAAAGAAGTTTATGGAACATCAATGAAAGTGTATGACGAACCGGTTAGGCAGGGGCTGCAGACTCCTGCCTTTTTGGTGCTTATTGTTGAAGATGAGCAAGAAAGAAAGCTCGGGAGCTTGTCGGAGTGGGAGTACTTAATTAATGTAACGTACTTTCCAGAAGATGATCGGAACGCTTATACAGAAAATGATAGAGTCAGTCAAACCTTTAAAGAAAATTTCAGATATATAGGGAATACGTTCCATGTTAATAGATTAAAAGCTACCAAGTCCGATGGCACTTTGGTAATTTCATTTACCGTAAAGAAATTAGTAAAAGAAATCTTTAAAGAGACAAAAATGGAAGAATTACATTATGGAGGCGTGGCCAGTGAGTAA